The DNA segment GACCGGGTAGGAACGGACTGGCTTGACTGGGACCGTGAAAACCTCACGTTCACCAACAGCCCCGAAGCCAATGCACTTGTTTCGCGAACCTATCGTGATGGCTGGCACGTCCCTGGACTAGGCTAAGCCCGAATGTCCTATGTCTAGGCGGTCGCTTCCTCTCGGTAATGGAGCGGACGCCTTACAGACTGAGCGGCAGCGAACCACTATTGATCACAACTTACGGATACGGTTCATGAATCCCAGTTTACGAACGTTTTTATTCGTCACGTCGATTTGTTGCTTTTCACCGAACCTCTGTTTCGGTGAAGACGTTGTCGCGCCGCTGCGCGTCGGAATCATCGGCCTGGATACGTCACACTGTGTTGCGTTCACGCGTGCCTTGAATGCCCCAGACGTAAAGAGTGAATTGGCAGGTTGTCCGGTTGTGGCCGCCTATCCCAAGGGGAGTCCGGATATCGAATCGAGCGTCAGTCGGGTCCCCAAATATACCGCCGAGTTGAAAGAACTTGGAGTCGAGATTGTCGATTCGATCGATGCCCTGCTTGAGCGAGTGGACGTGGTCTTGCTGGAGACCAATGACGGGCGCCCCCATTTGCAACAAGTCTTGCCGGTATTGAAAGCCGGAAAACCGGTCTTTATCGACAAACCGGTCGCTGGATCATTGCGTGATGCCGTCGCAATCTATAACCACGCGAATCGATTAGCCGTACCCGTTTTTTCATCGTCATCGTTGCGATTTAGCAAAGAAGTGAAAGAGGTTGCCAACGGTTCCATCGGCAAGATCATTGGTTGCGATGCCTACAGCCCCTGTCCGTTAGAAGAAACGCATCCCGATTTATTTTGGTACGGTATCCATGGTGTGGAAACGCTGCTAACGGTAATGGGTCCAGGCTGTCGATCCGTAACGCGAACCAAAACAGAAGGTACCGAATTAGTAGTCGGTATTTGGGATGACGGAAGGGTCGGAACCTTCCGTGGAATCCGGGACGGTAGACGTGGCAATGGAGGAACCGCCTTCGGTGAAAAACGCATTCAAACATTCGGCCGACCCGATAAGTACGAACCACTGCTAACAGAAATCGTCCACTTCTTCCGCACAGGCAAGCCACCGGTCTCGGCAGCGGAAACGCTGGAAGTCTACGCGTTCATGGAAGCGGCCGACGAGAGTCATCGACGTGGTGGCACGGCAGTGACTCTGGATGAAGTACTGTCCATCGCAACGCCGTCTCGCTAACGCCCCACCAATTGCCTAAGCTGACATCCGTTGTTGCAGCTTCAGTCATTCGACAGTTCGTCACACGTTTTGATTTTTACGTTCGCGGGACATGTGCTGAGGGACTCCGCTATCCCTGCACGGTTCGTCGACAACATTTTTCTCAACATCCAATATCCCTAGAGAGAGAGCTCATGCGTTTCCCATTTCGTTTGAAAAGGAATACTGGAACCGACACCGGCAATACAAAAATTCACCCACGATTCGGACTTCCCAAAGCGAGATCCGCAAGCCGAAAACTTGCAGCGTTGATTGTGCCTGCAATCGTTGCGATCATGACGCTTGCTTCGTCACTGACATTCGCCGAAGACGCGCCGCAAGACGATGGCAAACTACGAATCATTGTCTTTGGTGCCCACCCAGACGATGCGGAATATCGCGCTGGCGGCTGTGGCGTAAAATGGTCACGTCTAGGACACCACGTCAAATTGGTCTCCGTCACGAACGGCGACATCGGACATTGGGAGATGTCAGGAGGTGCCCTCGCAAAACGACGCACGGAGGAAGTTCGCAAAGCCGCAGAGATCTTGGGCACGACAGCCGAGGTATTGGACATTCACGATGGCGAGTTAATGCCGACGTTAGAAAACCGTCGAACGATCACGCGTCTGGTCCGTGAATGGAAAGCCGACATCGTGATCGCCCACCGTCCATGGGACTATCACCCGGATCATCGCTATGTTGGAGTCCTTGTACAGGACGCCTCGTTTATGGTCGCGGTTCCGTTTTTCTGCCCCGATGTCCCAGCCCTGGAAAAGAACCCGGTCTTCCTGTACACCAGCGACCGGTTCCAAAAACCGTATCCGTTCATGCCCGATATCGCGGTCTCGATCGATGACGCGTTTGAAACGAAAGTCAAAGCGATTGCCGAACTGGAATCTCAGGTGTTCGACGGCGGCGCACTTGGAAACGCCAAAATTGCCGCAGAGTCCCCCCCCGCTCGCATGAAAGACCTGCGTTTAGAAAAGGTTCGCAAGGTATGGAACAATCGAGCTGGCGGCGAAGCAAACAAATATCGCGATACGCTAGTCCGTTGGTACGGGGAGGAGCAGGGCAAAGACGTGAAGTACGCCGAGGCCTTTGAAATCTGCGAATACGGCCACCAACCAACCGATGAAGAAATCAAAAGACTCTTTCCGTTCTTTGACGCCCCCACTGACGCCGAAAAGAACGACTGAGCTGGCGAATCCACGAACCGCCTTTCCAACGTCGAACCCAAAATCGACCGCTAATGATTTACTCGTTAGCGGAACAACCGACATCTAACCGGTACCGGGGTCGGAAAGGGCGAACTGAAATTGCATTGTTGGCGACACGGACGTTGCCCCGATTCGCATGCGTGTCAGATCGCGTACCGGTTGAAAACCAAAGGATTCGGCTAAGCGAACAGCCTCGGAATTGCCCGGTGGAATATCCCAAAACGTTTGACCAGATCGTTGGCTGAGCAGTTCAGCAACGATCTGCTTAGCTTCCTGTTTGTTATCTGCAATGACGGGGCCGAGATAGTTTGCAAGAAAGCCGCGACGTGCCATTCCAAAACAGTTGTTGCGCGACACCACATGGGAATCTGCGGCAAGTCGGTTCAGCCATCCACGACGGTCTGTGGAAAAAGCCGATCGATCAAGCTGCAAATTCAACGGACTCAATCGATTGGCCGGCCGTTCAGGATTCCATTGCGGCAAAATATCGCCGTCACGGGACCAGCGATGAAACGAACCGTCCGGCTGAAAACCAAGCCGTTCGTAAACCGGCTGCCCCAGCGGCGTCGCATCCAGTTTGATGCACGCCACGTCGCAGTCCCGCAGATAGCTGAGGCTGGCATTCATCAAAGCGGTCGCAATGCCACGCCTGCGAAAGCGATCATCGACCAGCATCATTCCGATCCATGCCAAGTCGGTTCCGTATCGAGTCGTCGTGACGGTCCCTACAATCTGTCCGTCGATATCCGCAACGAAACAACCGTCCGGTTCATACGCAAGAAGTCGCGACCAGTCTGTTTGCAGTTGATTCCATCCCGCATTACGGCAAAGTGCCAGCGCAGAAGGAATGTCGTTATCGGTCAGCGTTCTTATCATCGACACAGCCAGAATTACTTTGACGAACCGACAGGGACAGGCGTCGCGGCACCCGGCGAAGTTGTCTCGGCCAGCGATTCACGGTACTGCTGCACCTTCTTCGGGAGCGTGAAAAATGCGGTATTGCCGGCCATTGCCAAAAGAATAACAAGCCCGAATCCCGCAAACGCTTTCGTAACCGGACCGTTTACGTGTTTCCCCATCACATCTTTACTGCTGGCCAGCCATAGCAAAACGCCCGCCACCAATGGGGCTCCCACCACCGTGACCGCTTGGGCCGCGATGATCGTGGGAGTGCGATCGAAATCCAGCACAAGGGCCGCAAGAGCCACGAACATTCCTGTCAGCAGTCCTAACGTCGTCATGATTCGCGGCCAACGGTCTCGTGTACCACAGCCCAGCCCCAGTCCATCGGAGACGATAAAGCCGCCCGTCATCGAATTGATCAGGAACGACGAATAGGCCGCACAGAATATCCCTACACA comes from the Roseimaritima multifibrata genome and includes:
- a CDS encoding Gfo/Idh/MocA family protein translates to MNPSLRTFLFVTSICCFSPNLCFGEDVVAPLRVGIIGLDTSHCVAFTRALNAPDVKSELAGCPVVAAYPKGSPDIESSVSRVPKYTAELKELGVEIVDSIDALLERVDVVLLETNDGRPHLQQVLPVLKAGKPVFIDKPVAGSLRDAVAIYNHANRLAVPVFSSSSLRFSKEVKEVANGSIGKIIGCDAYSPCPLEETHPDLFWYGIHGVETLLTVMGPGCRSVTRTKTEGTELVVGIWDDGRVGTFRGIRDGRRGNGGTAFGEKRIQTFGRPDKYEPLLTEIVHFFRTGKPPVSAAETLEVYAFMEAADESHRRGGTAVTLDEVLSIATPSR
- a CDS encoding PIG-L deacetylase family protein is translated as MRFPFRLKRNTGTDTGNTKIHPRFGLPKARSASRKLAALIVPAIVAIMTLASSLTFAEDAPQDDGKLRIIVFGAHPDDAEYRAGGCGVKWSRLGHHVKLVSVTNGDIGHWEMSGGALAKRRTEEVRKAAEILGTTAEVLDIHDGELMPTLENRRTITRLVREWKADIVIAHRPWDYHPDHRYVGVLVQDASFMVAVPFFCPDVPALEKNPVFLYTSDRFQKPYPFMPDIAVSIDDAFETKVKAIAELESQVFDGGALGNAKIAAESPPARMKDLRLEKVRKVWNNRAGGEANKYRDTLVRWYGEEQGKDVKYAEAFEICEYGHQPTDEEIKRLFPFFDAPTDAEKND
- a CDS encoding GNAT family N-acetyltransferase produces the protein MIRTLTDNDIPSALALCRNAGWNQLQTDWSRLLAYEPDGCFVADIDGQIVGTVTTTRYGTDLAWIGMMLVDDRFRRRGIATALMNASLSYLRDCDVACIKLDATPLGQPVYERLGFQPDGSFHRWSRDGDILPQWNPERPANRLSPLNLQLDRSAFSTDRRGWLNRLAADSHVVSRNNCFGMARRGFLANYLGPVIADNKQEAKQIVAELLSQRSGQTFWDIPPGNSEAVRLAESFGFQPVRDLTRMRIGATSVSPTMQFQFALSDPGTG